In Chlorobiota bacterium, the sequence GCTCGAACGCCTCGAACGTTTCCGGTATCTCCTTAATCCCCATCCGCTTCCCAACCTCGCGCCAGAAATAAAAACTGGCAAGCTCCTCGGTTCGGCTCATGGCTCGCCAACCAAAACGGCGCATCCAGCGGATCGGCTCGTAGATGAAGGTGGAAAGGACGTACAGGTAATCATCGTTGCCAATGTTGAAATGGCCGTGGATGCGGTTCATCCGTTTCAAGGCCTCCAGCCCACGCCCGCTTTCGTATCCATGCTCGCTTATTTCGGCCACGATGATGGCGGTGTCGTCGTAGCGTTTCTGGGGGGCGCGAAGGAAGTTCCCGGTCCTTGCCAGCAGCCCAGAAATCGTGGGGACGCAGTACGTTCGGTACAGGGCCACCTCCAGCGCGCGCGTGGTGTCCCAGGAGAATTCGTACCCGGTGGTTAAATGGTAGATCGCTTGGTGGTCGCGCACCGGGTCCATTGCCTCAATCCGGCGCAGAATGTCGAACCGTCCCATGGGAAATGCCTTCTTTCTTGGATTGTGAATGCTGCTGGTTTCCTGCCTGTGGGTACGCAGTTGCTGCGGGCTTGGATTGTGTGCCCCCAAAAATAAAGCAGGCGAAACAGCGTGCTGCCGTTTCGCCTGCCAGTAAGGTTTTTCTTGGTTGCCGCAAAAAGCGATCAAGATGATTTAGATGTCGTCGTCGTCGTCGCCGAACAGCGAGTCAATGTTGTCAACGTCGTCGTCCAATTCTTCTTCGTCGAAATCGGCAAAGTTCATTGCGTCTGGGTCCTCGATCTCTTCAACGTCCACTTCTTCCATCGAGCGTGTGTAGCTGTCCTCTTCCTCCTCTTCGTTGTTGTCGTCGTCGCTGAAATCCATATCATCGTCGTCATCCAAGCGGCGGATGACCGATGCCGATGCCATTGCTGCGCTCATAACGGTTGATCCCTCCTTGATCCCAACGGTTGTTGTTGCTGCTGCGGCCTCTAACGCCTCGGTCACTTTTTGGGCGGCTTCAAGGAGCGTTCCGGCAACCGAGAAGTTGAGTGGTGAGTTCAGTAAGATTTGGCGCGCTTCTTCGGCGTTGGTCCCGTCCAGCCGGACGATCACCGGGACGTTCACCGCCACCGTTTCCATTGCTTGGATGATGCCGTTGGCAACGCGGTCGCAGCGGACAATTCCGCCGAAGATGTTAATCAACACGGCCTTTACGTTCGGGTCGCTCATCATCACCCGGAAGGCGTTGGCAACGCGGTCCACGCTTGCGCCGCCGCCAACGTCCAGGAAGTTCGCCGGTTCGCCGCCGGCAAGTTTGATGATGTCCATGGTGGCCATTGCCAACCCCGCGCCGTTGACCATGCAGCCAACGTTCCCGTCCAGCTTGATGTAGTTCAGGTCGTACTTCCCGGCCTCAACCTCCAGCGGGTCCTCCTCCGACTCATCACGCATGGCGGCGATATCCTTGTGGCGATACAAGGCATTGTCGTCAATGCTCACTTTTGCGTCCACGGCAATGATCTTGTCGTCGGGGGTCAGCACCATCGGGTTCACCTCCACCATCGAGGCATCAATGCTCAGGTAGGCGTTGTACAACGCGGTGATGAAGCTGATGAACTGCTTCTGCGCCGCGCCGTTAAGCCCCAACCCAAACGCCAACCGGCGGGCCTGGAACCCTTGCACCCCTTGCCCTGGCTCGATGTATTCTTTGATAATTTTCTCCGGCGTTTCTTCGGCCACCTTCTCAATCTCAACACCCCCTTCGGTGGAGACCATGATGATGTTCTTTCCGGTCCCGCGGTCCATCAGGATCGAGCAGTAGAACTCCTTGGCGATGTCCACACCGTTGGCCACCAGCATCCGGTTGATGATCTTCCCCTGCGGGCCGGTTTGCAGCGTGACCAACTTCTGGCCAAGCATCCGGCGGGAGATTTCATAGACCTCATGGAGCGGGTTCCCTTCGGTTGCCGGCAGAACTTTTACGCCGCGCAGCTCCTTCAGGTTGTACATCACCGGCTCGTTGGTCTCTGGGTTGTGGATCACCCCTTTGCCACGCCCGCCAGCGTGGATCTGTGCTTTCAGGATCAGCAATTCCGCTCCGTCCTGAAGCGCGTAGTAGGCATTCTCCACCGCCTGCTCGGGCGAGTAGGAAACGCGCCCGGTTTGCACCGGAACGCCATACTTGCCAAGCAGTTCCTTGGCCTGATGCTCGTGAAGATTCATTGGTTAAAAAGCTGAGTGTATTTGAGTTTGCTTGTTGATTGCTGTGTCCGTTGCAGAACCCCTGCCCACCCCGTTCCCACGTTGCAAGGCTTTGCAGGGAAGGGCCGCCGCCGTTGCCAATTGGCTGGCATTTTCTGCGTGGCAAAAATAGCAAAAGTTCATCCCCACCATGAATCTGGGGTGCAGGGTGGCAAGGTGAGAAACTGAAACGTTACAGAGCCAGAACCCCAGCTAAACAGTAGGAAAACCTTGCCAAAGCAAGGGGATGGCCCTTCATGGTACCAAAGCAATAAAAGGGAATCACATACCCCATTGCCCGCCCATGCCATGCATCACGCCCACTTCAGCCCAAGCGTTGTTTGCGCTTTCTTCAGGTCCCGTTTGTCAATGAACAGGCGGTTTTCTGGAAGGATCGTGAAGTAGTCCTCCGGCAAATGCAGCCGCCCGGTGGAGATGTCGGCGCAGTGGCGTTTGGGGCCGTTGGATTTCTTCGATGCCGTGTCAACAAGATTCCGGAACTCATACCCCGCCAGCAGCAACGGATCCGCCCACATTCCCAATTCCTTCTTCCGCGCTTTGGCCACCGCTTTTTGCAGCTTGATGATGTCGTCCCGCTTCGGAAGGTTCGGGTAGATCAAGTAGTTCACCACCCAACCCTGCTCGGCCAGCATCAAGTTGAACGTCTTCCGCTTGGCCGCGATGTTCTCCATTGGTGCCACGTAGGCCAGCAGCCGCTGGAACCGGTCGAACGGCTCGCTTCCGATGGTGATGTGAACTTTGGCGCGGTACCGCTCCTTCTCCGGGTCGAACTGCAAAAGCTCCTTCGCTAACGCGTCGTAAGCATCGCGCGATTTCTTGCCCCACTCCATCTGCCGCGTCCCCGCGTTGCCTTCCAGTTTGGGGGATAGATAGTCCCGAAGTTGAGGCGTAAAAACCTCGGGCCGATTGGCCAGCAGCCCCGCCAGCGCGGCATCCTGGCGCGATGGCTTCCGGTTGCCGGGGTAGTGGACCTCGGGCGCGTCCACGTTTACCATTCGGATGTTCAGCGCCACGGTTGGTGTGTCGCCGTCGGTTGGTGTGCCGCCCCAGCGTGCGGCCCCCAGGTGCTCGCGGTCAAGTGATTCAACAGTGATGTTCAGTGGCATGGCGAAACCTCTTGCAAGTATGGTGAAGCCGAACGGTGCCGTCCGGCAAAGGAAGTTGCAGCGAATGATTCAAGCCACATCGGGGGCCTGCCCAAGCCGGTGAACAAGCCCCGCACGCCACCCGTTACCGCAGCCGTGCCGAGAACGTTCCACCTTTGATTTCGAAGGTGTTGGCGGCGTTCTTCGTGTCGGTCAAGGTTGCGGCAAAGGTTCCATCCACGATGCTGCCGTTGCTGGCGGTCAGCGTCACGGTGCAGTGGCCTTTCAGCGGCTCGCAGATGGTGGTGGTGGTGTCGGTCCCGCTGATTTGGATGTAGGTGATGCTGATCTCAGGATCCTTGAACGTTACCGGGAAGGACCCGTTGTCAATGTCGTGGGTGAAGGAAAGGGTCATGGTGCGTGTGGGGTTGCCGGTGGTTGTGCCGCCGAACCGCCCCAGCTTTGTTCCGGGGTCGTAGCTGGCAATTGCCGGCTGCATCGTGAAGGTGACTTCGGTCCCGTTAATCTTCGCGGTCAATTCATTCCCCGAACCAACGTCGGGACCGGTGGAGTTATCGGCGCACGCCGAAAGAAGAAACGCAAGCCCCAAAAGGCTGAAAAGTGCAGAACGGATCATGGATGGTTGGATACTTGACGATGATTTGGATACGGGCGCAGCGCAACGCGCCAACGCAATGGATTATCCTGTGAGTATTGCGAAGTCGGGGTAGCGGCCCCGATTTTTATCGGGGCCGAGTCAGATGGCGCCGAAGGCTAAAGACCTTTTATTAACCCCGACGGAGGTCGGGGCGGCTACCTCTGCGGTGCTCATCCCGACGAAGTCGGGGTAGCGGCCCCGATCTTTATCGGGGCCCTGCCGAAGGCCGAAGATGACACCGAAGGCTAAAGACCTTTTATTAACCCCGACGGAGGTCGGGGCGGCTACCTTTTATCAATCCCGCCGAAGGTCGGGGCGGCGGCCCCGACTCCATCACCGGATTTGCTCCCACTCCTTTGCAACGGCTTTGCCGGAGAAGATCACCGATAACGCGTTCAGGGTCCATTCCCACAACACGCGAAGATAGCCGTAGCGGCGGAAACGGCGAGGGGATTCATGCACCATCAACTCCGCGCGGTGGCCAATGGTTCCCAGCCGCCTCAGCCGTTTGTACAGGTCGAAGTCCTCGCCCGCAACCATGGCGTTGTCGTAGCCGCCGGCGGTTAGGAACGCTTCGCGGTAGATCACCTGGCACTCCCCGCGCCCCATTCCCAGGCCGATCAGGTTCAAGAAATGAACGTAGCGGTTGAAGAATCCATGGAACAGCCGGTCGCTTAGCCGGCGTTCCTCCGGGGCAATCTCCACCGGGCAGGCGTAGGCCACGCAGCGGTTGCTGGCCGATGCATCCCCAGCAAGCTGCCGCAGCGTTCGCAAAAATTCCTGCGGGTTTTTGGGGACCGTGTCGGCGTTGATAAACACCAGCAGGTTCCCCCGCGCGCACGCCGCGCCGCGGTTGCGCCCTTCGGCAATGGTTTGGCGGCGTGGCTCGGTGTGGCGGGCAATAGCGTCGGCGTGCTGTTCGGCAATCTGCGGGGTTGCGTCGCTGCTGCCGCCGTCGCTGACGATCAGCTCCATCCCGTAGCGTTGGCGCAGTTCGGGGGGGAAGCAGGCAAGCGTCCGTTCAATCAACTTCTCCTCGTTCAACGCCGGGATGATGATGCTGATGAACGGCCCAGCAACGGCAGAATCCGCGCCCCGGGTTGCGGCGCGCGCTGGCGTTTCGGTTTGGAGTGCTTCGTGAACTGCGTCGTTGGTCGGCATCGGTTCGGCGTTGGGAAAAGAACAGGAAGGGGGGAATCGCTCCCCGGACGAATCGGAAGGGGAGGGCAACTTCTCCGGCGGCAAGCAACATACCTTCCCGGCATCAGCCAAGCAAGCCGTAACTTGCGCCACGTTGTGCGGTGGTTGTCCCGACGAAGTCGGGGTAGCGGCCCCGACCTCCGTCGGGATTGATAACAGGTCTTTAGCCTGCCCAGTCAGATGCCGCCGAAGGCTGAGAACCGAAGATGCCGCCGAAGGCTAAAGACCTTCGGCTACCCTTTTCGGTGGTTGTCCCGACGAAGTCGGGTAGGGCTTCCGACCTCCGTCGGGATTGATAACAGGTCTTTAGCCTGCCCAGTCAGATGCCGCCGAAGGCTGAGAACCGAAGATGGCGCCGAAGGCTAAAGACCTTCGGCTACCCTTTGCGGTGGTTGTCCCGACGAAGTCGGGGTAGCGGCCCCGACCTCCGTCGGGATTGATAACAGGTCTTTAGCCTGCCCAGTCAGATGCCGCCGAAGGCTGAGAACCGAAGATGCCGCCGAAGGCTAAAGACCTTCGGCTACCCTTTGCGGTGGTTGTCCCGACGAAGTCGGGGTAGCGGCCCCGACCTCCGTCGGGATTGATAACAGGTCTTTAGCCTGCCCAGTCAGATGCCGCCGAAAGCTGAGAACCGAAGATGGCGCCGAAGGCTAAAGACCTTCGGCTACCCTTTTCGGTGGTTGTCCCGACGAAGTCGGGGTAGCGGCCCCGACCTCCGTCGGGATTGATAACAGGTCTTTAGCCTGCCCAGTCAGATGCCGCCGAAGGCTAAAGACCTTCGGCTACCCTTTTCGGTGGTTGTCCCGACGAAGTC encodes:
- a CDS encoding glycosyltransferase; protein product: MPTNDAVHEALQTETPARAATRGADSAVAGPFISIIIPALNEEKLIERTLACFPPELRQRYGMELIVSDGGSSDATPQIAEQHADAIARHTEPRRQTIAEGRNRGAACARGNLLVFINADTVPKNPQEFLRTLRQLAGDASASNRCVAYACPVEIAPEERRLSDRLFHGFFNRYVHFLNLIGLGMGRGECQVIYREAFLTAGGYDNAMVAGEDFDLYKRLRRLGTIGHRAELMVHESPRRFRRYGYLRVLWEWTLNALSVIFSGKAVAKEWEQIR
- a CDS encoding DUF2236 domain-containing protein, producing the protein MGRFDILRRIEAMDPVRDHQAIYHLTTGYEFSWDTTRALEVALYRTYCVPTISGLLARTGNFLRAPQKRYDDTAIIVAEISEHGYESGRGLEALKRMNRIHGHFNIGNDDYLYVLSTFIYEPIRWMRRFGWRAMSRTEELASFYFWREVGKRMGIKEIPETFEAFEQFSRQYEQKHFRFAETNRKIGEATRDLFAAWFPRFAKPLVHRGVYAMLDDAMLEAFGFPKPAPLMRRIAVFSLWLRGRIVRYLLPARKKPLFFHHRRNRTYPQRYTLQELGPDNLEQFRKKDAESVG
- a CDS encoding thermonuclease family protein; its protein translation is MPLNITVESLDREHLGAARWGGTPTDGDTPTVALNIRMVNVDAPEVHYPGNRKPSRQDAALAGLLANRPEVFTPQLRDYLSPKLEGNAGTRQMEWGKKSRDAYDALAKELLQFDPEKERYRAKVHITIGSEPFDRFQRLLAYVAPMENIAAKRKTFNLMLAEQGWVVNYLIYPNLPKRDDIIKLQKAVAKARKKELGMWADPLLLAGYEFRNLVDTASKKSNGPKRHCADISTGRLHLPEDYFTILPENRLFIDKRDLKKAQTTLGLKWA
- the sucC gene encoding ADP-forming succinate--CoA ligase subunit beta, giving the protein MNLHEHQAKELLGKYGVPVQTGRVSYSPEQAVENAYYALQDGAELLILKAQIHAGGRGKGVIHNPETNEPVMYNLKELRGVKVLPATEGNPLHEVYEISRRMLGQKLVTLQTGPQGKIINRMLVANGVDIAKEFYCSILMDRGTGKNIIMVSTEGGVEIEKVAEETPEKIIKEYIEPGQGVQGFQARRLAFGLGLNGAAQKQFISFITALYNAYLSIDASMVEVNPMVLTPDDKIIAVDAKVSIDDNALYRHKDIAAMRDESEEDPLEVEAGKYDLNYIKLDGNVGCMVNGAGLAMATMDIIKLAGGEPANFLDVGGGASVDRVANAFRVMMSDPNVKAVLINIFGGIVRCDRVANGIIQAMETVAVNVPVIVRLDGTNAEEARQILLNSPLNFSVAGTLLEAAQKVTEALEAAAATTTVGIKEGSTVMSAAMASASVIRRLDDDDDMDFSDDDNNEEEEEDSYTRSMEEVDVEEIEDPDAMNFADFDEEELDDDVDNIDSLFGDDDDDI